The Acidobacteriota bacterium DNA window CGGTCGTCATGGCGATCCAGACGCTGCAGGGCGCCATCGCCACGCTCGACTCGCTCGGTCCCGACGCGCGCCGTGGGCTCGCCGAAGGCGCCTCGGTGGAGATCGTCGACGACGATTCCGCGCTGCGGTTCGCGCCTCGTCCTCTCGTGAAGGTGGAAGCGGTCGACCCGGTGCGGTTCCAGGCCACGCTCGGCGTTCCCGAGGGCGTCGAGCTGCCGGTCTTCGACGAGCACGCGACGACGCATCCCATGCTGCGGCGGTGGGATCAGGATGGCGGCGCCCTTCCCGTGCGAGAGGGTAAATGGATCGACCTCGAAGACGGCGTGCAGATCTACTTCGAGCCCGGCGGCGCCTATCGAACGGGCGACTACTGGCTGATCCCCGCGCGTCGCGCCACAGGGGACGTGATCTGGCCGGCTGAATCGGGCGCCGACGGCGACAGGCCGGCCGCTCTTCCGCCCCACGGCATCGACCACCACGTGGCGCCGCTCGCGCGCATCTCGGTCGATGGCACCGGCACGGTGAGCTGCGAGGCCGACTGCCGCTGCACCTTCGATCCGATCTGTGGGCCCGCGGCGCAGGCACCGGCCGAGGCACCCGCCATCGACAGCCTCACGGCGACGCCGCCGGTCACGGACACCTGCGCCGGCTCGCGCGTGAGCTTCTCGGCGGCCGTTCGCGGCGACGCGCCGCTCCGGTTCTCGTGGGACTTCGGTGACGGCACGAGGAGCACGGCCGTCACTCCCAGTCATCACTACTCGCGTGAGGGCGCGTTCACCGTGGGCCTCTCGGTGTCCAACGCGGCCGGCGAGGCCGTGCGCACCCTCGACGTCAGGGTGACGCCCTGCGCGCGAGACGAGCCTGCCGCAGTCTTCTTCCCGCTGAACGGGAGCGCGCTCGCGGAGGCGCAGATTCAGGTACTCGAGCGCAACCTCGGGATCGTTCGCGCGGCGTTCGCCGGCAACGCCACCGCACGCGCCACGATCGTGGGCGTCGCCGCGCGGGAGGAGACGCGACCCGCCGAGCTGGCGACGGCGAGAGCGGTGGCCGTGCAGAAGTACTACCTGGACAAGGGGATTGAGCCGAACAGGCTCGCCACGGGCGAGCCGGTGATCGACGCCGATCCCAACGTGCCTGCGGCGCAGAAGCGCCGCGTGGACACGCGCGTGTCGCGCCTGTCCGGTCCGTCCAATGGGGAGAACAGGCTGGCCATCCTGCGTCGCATCGACGGCGTCGGGGAGAAGCGCGCCGAGCTCCTGCTGGCGGCCGGGCACGACACACCGGCCGCCGTGGCGGCGCTGAGCGCTGACGAGATTCGCCGCCTCCTCGGCGTGAGCGAGAGCGCTGCCGAGGAGATCCTGGCGAGCGCGCGGAAGGTCGCGGAGGAGACGCGCTGACCGGCGAGCGCGCAGCCGTTGGCTGTTAGCCGCAGGCTTGATCTATAGTCTCCTCCGGCTGACGACACGACGGCGCCGAGGCCCGCTCACCCCGGCGGTCCGCCGACCTGTGGGCGCCCGTTCGAGCCCGCTCGTCCGGGTGCCCGGTTGAGCGGTCGAGTCTCGAAGGGAGGCGTTCCATGGGAAAGTGGACCCGATCGACGGCGCTGGCGTTCACGGCCTGCGCGGTGGCCGTGCTCTCCGGCGGCGGCCCCGTCACGGCGAGCAACGGCGCGAAGCCGCCGAGCCTGGAATTCCGCGGTGAGATGATCATCCCCACCGGGACGGTCTTCGAAGGAACGGTCGTCGGCGGGCTCTCCAGTATCACCCACGACCCGGCCCTCGGCGTCTTCTACAGCCTGTCGGACGATCAGGGCCAACTCCAGCCCGCGCGCTTCTACACGCTGCGCATCGACGTCGGCGACGGCTTCCTCGACGAAGGCGACGTCGAGGTGGTGGGCGTGACGACCCTGCTGGCGCCGGACGGGCAGCCGTATCCGGTGGCCAGCCTCGACCCCGAGGGGTTCACCCTCGCCAAGAACGGCGAGTTCATCGTCACGTCCGAAGGTTTCGAGACGCGCGCCATCGCGCCGTGGGTGCGCCGCTACGCGCGCGACGGCACCTACCTCGGCGACCTGCCCGTGCCGAGCGCCTACACGCCCGTCCCGGGCGTGAGCGGCGTGCGGCAGAACCTCGCGTTCGAGGCCGCCGCGGTGTCACCCGACGGACGCCACCTGTTCGTCGGGATGGAGGGCGCGCTCGTGCAGGACGGGCCCGCGGCGACCATCGCCAACGGCAGCCCGTCGCGCATCCTGCGCTATCAGCTCCAGACGCGACGCCTCGACGCCCAGTACGTCTACGTGAACGATCCCGTGGCTGAGCCGCCGGTGCCGCCGACGCAGTTCTCGGTGAACGGGCTCGTCGAGCTCCTGCCGT harbors:
- a CDS encoding esterase-like activity of phytase family protein, whose amino-acid sequence is MGKWTRSTALAFTACAVAVLSGGGPVTASNGAKPPSLEFRGEMIIPTGTVFEGTVVGGLSSITHDPALGVFYSLSDDQGQLQPARFYTLRIDVGDGFLDEGDVEVVGVTTLLAPDGQPYPVASLDPEGFTLAKNGEFIVTSEGFETRAIAPWVRRYARDGTYLGDLPVPSAYTPVPGVSGVRQNLAFEAAAVSPDGRHLFVGMEGALVQDGPAATIANGSPSRILRYQLQTRRLDAQYVYVNDPVAEPPVPPTQFSVNGLVELLPFNTQFMLSMERSFSVGAPGTGNTVKLYAVAFPRADNVNGLESIGGLNVRPVEKTLLLDLGTLGIPLDNLEGMVIGPTLPDGSRSLILVSDDNFAPAQFTQFLMFALR
- a CDS encoding PKD domain-containing protein; protein product: MTGDFSRDTFNRQHRFARVLMQQGRVLLDADWNEQTSILLHYLRTLAADIIGPRGGPGDGFKIVCDDAYPCDFVIAWGHYYVDGILCENEPLRRCPPGAEATPLRYTTQPDYPLKKEDEARLEKDTPYLVYLDVWERHLTHLEEAHIREVALGGADTATRARVVCQVKVAGRPKDAPANVSCAEWLRRVTAEGPRCLRARARVAAPSEDPCIIPPEARYRGAENQLYRVEIHDGGSAAAANCGATFKWSRDNGSVVMAIQTLQGAIATLDSLGPDARRGLAEGASVEIVDDDSALRFAPRPLVKVEAVDPVRFQATLGVPEGVELPVFDEHATTHPMLRRWDQDGGALPVREGKWIDLEDGVQIYFEPGGAYRTGDYWLIPARRATGDVIWPAESGADGDRPAALPPHGIDHHVAPLARISVDGTGTVSCEADCRCTFDPICGPAAQAPAEAPAIDSLTATPPVTDTCAGSRVSFSAAVRGDAPLRFSWDFGDGTRSTAVTPSHHYSREGAFTVGLSVSNAAGEAVRTLDVRVTPCARDEPAAVFFPLNGSALAEAQIQVLERNLGIVRAAFAGNATARATIVGVAAREETRPAELATARAVAVQKYYLDKGIEPNRLATGEPVIDADPNVPAAQKRRVDTRVSRLSGPSNGENRLAILRRIDGVGEKRAELLLAAGHDTPAAVAALSADEIRRLLGVSESAAEEILASARKVAEETR